The DNA segment GTACCAGAGCTTCTGCCTCAGGACAACCTTGCAAGCAGCATGACTCCCCTCTGCTGCGGGCCATTGGGACTTGGCCACAGCCCTCCCTGGCCACAGCCTCATCCCGCTGGCCAGGCTATGGCTTCATGGGTTCCTCCGGGGCAGGATGGTTGTACGGTGCCCGGGAGTGCTGCCTCGCAGCAGGTGCAGGCAGGATGATGGGAGGGGAGTAGGGCCCTCGCTCCGGCCAGCACAGGTCCACAATGGGGTAGAGCTGGCCCTGGAACTCTGCCTGGAAGGTGTAGATGGGGCTGAGCTCATCAGGGTTGTCAGCATTGTAGAAGGTCAGCTCGCCCTTCTCATAGTGCAGGTAGATGCCAATGCGCTGGGGCCGGGTGGTCAGCGGCAGGGTGGCCCGCGGGGTGCTGAAGGCCTCGTAGACCTTCCCTTCCTTCAGGCCGATGAGCCACACGCCGTTCTCAGGAGACTTGCTGAGCTTTCCTTTGCGATTGACTGTGCCCTTGATGATGCCCACACGCCAGTGGTTCCTGGTGCCCACAATCACCTCCCAGTAGTGCTGGCCGCAGGAGAAGCCCTTGCAGGTGAGGATGCAGTTGCTGGAGTTGAAACGCTTGGGGTTGCTGTCCCGGCGCTGGTAGAGCCCACACTGCACTACCGTGTCACCCTTGAAGAGCTCCAGGAGGGGATGCGCTGTCACCGGGTCCAGTTTCAGCATCTCCGGAGCTAGAAGAAAAGCATGCATGCTCCAGGCACGCTAGCAGGCAGCGGTCTGGCAGACCCCAACTCAGCCCTGAGGGCTGGCACTGCTGAACTTCAAGCAGCTGGACTGTTATGCAAGAGCAGGCTGCTACcagcacaagacacagccagccACTGCTCCAGGAGCTCTCCTGGGGATGAGGAGCGCACAAGCAGAGAGCAAGACAGAAACTGGGGCAGTGTGATGCTggctgggcagcctgtcccacgCGCCAGTGAGCCAGGGCACCTGGCatgctgccagcagagcaggtCAATACCTGGCAGGACGCGGCGGTGCAGGCGCTTCCACACAGTCATCTTGATGTCATCTTGGTGGAAACATGGCTTGAAGGACACGGGGCTAAAGATGCCATCGCTGGGGTACAGGCTGGGGAGCTCTGACCTGGAAAGACGTGGGCAGCTGTGACGCAGCTGATGGGGACGGTGTGTCACCTGTTCTTACCTGGCTGCTGTGTACAATGGAGCCACTGGTGTCTCACCAGCTGCTCTTGCCCTCTCCTAGGGCTGCAAGCATGGCTCTGGCCATGGCTATCCATCACAACAGCAGTGTCCATGTGAGGCTGCACCAGTGATGCTGAGATGCCCACTGGCCTGGGACCTCTAGCCCTGGTGCGGAGGCACTGCCATCCCCATTGATGCTGTTTGCTGCTGGGTCACCACTCACCTGAACTGGGAGGAGCCATATTTctggaaaacacaaaagaaagagaaagtcagTGGTGGGAGACTGATGGAACGGCAGCTCCTCTGCATGGTCACAGCTGTACACATCTATGCCCTGGGCTGGAGAGGCCAGGGCTCTCCTCTCCTGGGAGAGCTAAGGGCATTACCTCTCATGGAGGGCAGGTCTCTCCCAGCGGGCAAAGCCCTGGCTGGACAGAGGGCACCTACATCTCACTTCTCATGGTGTCCCAGCTATGCTTGGTGAGGTACCcactgcccagggcagggctcaGGGCTATGAGCAGCGGGCTGAAGGCTGGAAAGCCTGCCTGACTGTCACTGCCTTCACTAGCGAGCATGCTCACCCGGATGAAATCAAGCTGGCTTTCATTGCTGAGCGCCTCCAGAGAGCTTTGCATCTCCTTAAGCCTCTGCAGGGCGTCTGACGTCTGCTTGACCTGGGACTCAATTGAAGTGATGAGCTGGGCTGCCTTCCCCTCAATGCTCTCCAGGAAGGTGGCCTTCTCCTCATCAATGTACCTGTGCAGCTCCTGGAACTCCTTCCGGATCACCCACTTGAAGACATCTGCCTCGTTCTGCAGGGAGACagcaagcagctctgcagggctgccttGCTCCATCCCTTTCACCTGCTTTTTTGTTTCAGAGATGCCAACAGCAATGTCAACGTGTCCCACCAAGCTGCCGTCCGCTGGCTTTCCAAATAAAGACCAGCTCTTCACAGCAGGCTAGATGTTGTTTCATCCTGCTGTTCTCAGCTGCTCACCACCATGGCACCCCTGCCTTATGCCTCTTCTCCCCCAGATTTTGGTTTCCTGATGTCACGAGCAGCTTTATCAGAGCCTTCAAGGCTCTTggctccctctgctcccagggaacAACCTGTGTCTTGGGCTAAGGGGGAGAAGAGTACAGCTCCACTTTCATTTGGGTTGAGCCTTTCTGAGGAGCCCCACTGGGAAGCTTTAGCCTCAGAAGGAATGCCAGGAGGTCCCTTAGAGACATCTAGTTTGTGGGAAAAGGACACACAGCTAAACCAGGCATAAACCCAATGTGAAACCAATGGCATTGCTCTGACTAGGAAGCCTGCTCCAAGGGGGGGTCCTTTTCACCTATTATCTCCCCACCTCCAAGGACATTCGGTCAAGCCAGCTCTGACTGCTGATCCTGCCAGGACACTCGGTGTGTGTCACCCCTTCTGAAAACAGGGCTGTGCCACCAGAGAGGGCTACGTCACCCTTCCCAAAACCAGGTCTATGTTTAATCCGAGAGAACACGAACTTCAAGGAACAGGGTGGAAGATAAGCCCTGTCTGCTAtcccagggaagggagaagagaaggagaggagTAGAGGAGGTGAGCTGTGGAGACCCAGGAGCAGAGGTTGCTCCAGGGGCTGCTTGGGACACAAAGGACTCAGGGACAGAGGCTCCCTTGGCACATGGCACTCACTGCGATGCGACTTTTGTTGTTGATGAGCTTGTTGAAATGTTCATCCAGGTTCCTCTTGTACTGGTGGACATCGGTCAGCAGTACAGACAGCTCCTCCTGAAAAGACAGCACCTCTGTGGGAGTGACCTCTCTGGCAGCCTCCTTGATCGCAGGCAGTGCTTGTCAGCCCCCTGAGGAACAAATGGCCCTCAGAAACCATGGTCTCCTAAGCTTTCTCTAAGCTTTCTGGGGCCCTGCACATCCTGCTGATCTTTACTCTCTTCATCTAGAGGATTTGGGGTTGCCAGAGGCAGGAGAGCACTCAGAGCATGGCCCTGATCTGGATGCTGCTGACCAAGTACACTTGCCAGGAGCATCAGGACTCTGCTCCCATTCCTGACCTCGATATCTCACACCCCGTGGTGGCTCTGCACCAGGCAAGCAGGTGGCAAGCAGGTGGCAACCAGCCACAAGCCAGCACCAGGCCAGTGGCACCCTCCTAGCACCAGTGCCGGGAGCCTCGCTGGGGCAGGAGCACTTCTGGTGCCTCCTGCTTTTTATCTCCCCGGTGCCAGGAGCGGAGGGGCCGGGTGGCCCTGTGCTTTTCCATTCCTGGGGCTTTCATGTGATGCTGGGCAGGGATGCCAGCTGTTTACTCTCCCTGGCTGGGGCTCCTGTttccctgcctccctgctctCTTGTGGCACCTCACCTCAGCCTTATCTCCAGACTCTTTTTGATGGTATTTGGAAACAGTCTTGAAAGGCCACGCCGACACTCCCTGACCCCCAGCTCTCCCCATTGTAGTGCAGCCAGCGAAACTGTGAGTCCTCTCAGCCAGGGACACACTCAGCCTGAGAAACAGCTGCCCCCCAGCTCCAGAGACCTTGCCCCACATCTGGCTGTGCCATGGGACTGTGCTTCCCACCCTGGCATCATTTTCAGCCTGTCCCTTGAAGGAAAGGGGACATTTGGCCAGCAAGCACTACAGGTAGCCTAACCCCCACCCCAGGAGCCCCGCCTGGCTCTGCCTGCCAACCTTCATCCGGCAGTATGTGGTAGAGATGGGGGTTATCTTGTGCTGGCGGTGGTTGCCGATGGTGCCGCACAGCCCGCAGATCACCTCTTGGTCAGCCTCACAGAAGAGGCTGAGGGGGTTGTGGTGCATTGGGCAGGACTCTGGGGTGGGCTCTGCCTCGCCCCGGCTCTGCAGTGCCTCAATGACACGAGCTAGTGTGACATTGGGTGGTGAGGCGCTGCAGTCCACGGTTTGGCGGCACACGGGGCACAGGAACTGCCCGTCCAGCTCTCCGGAGAGTGACACCACGCAGGACTTGCAGTACGAATGCCCACATTGCAGCATCAGGGGGTCCTTGAAGACCTCCAAGCAGATGGGACAGAGAAGCTGGTCCTCCAGCTCATCGATGCTCATCCTCCGAGCCATCCTGCCAGCTTCCCACACAGCAGCACAGACCTGGCCTGGGAAACACAGGTGGGAGATCAGTCCTGTTCCAAGAGCAAGATAGAGATGAGCGAAGATGGAGAGGGGGTGAAATGGAGAAATACCTCCACTCCCTGGCAGCAGTGCAGACAGTTGCAAACTCATCATTAGGCTCCATGCAAAATCTGAGATGCTTATTTTAACCAGCAGTGGGTTTGGGCTCTGGAGATGTGAGACCACACCTGGCCATGCCTGCTGGATCAGCCTAAGGTGTCAGAAGTGACCACCAAGCTGTTCCCATCTGTGGCCTTTGCCTGGCAGGGGTGTCAGACTGCAGCCCACCTCAGAGACCTGCCTGTGTGCCAGGGCTGGAGTCAGGGCCAAGAGggattttctgctgaaaattccATTATTGACCCTGGCCTGTATGAATTCCTACAGATCTCTTTGGGCTTATTGTCTTAGTCATGGACATCCTCATAAAGATTGGCATTAGCTCAAGTGATGCATctaagcaaaagcagaaagaaatcatAAAAAGCATGTTTATCTAAGAGACAGGGACAACCACCACACAGTAAACATCTGTGAGGCCGTATTTGACCAATAAGATGgtggggaagctgaggcacagcgTGCAGGGCTGCGACTGCAGCTCACCCCCTTGAAACACAACACAGTCTCTGGTCCCTGCAGCACTCCATGCTCTGGGTCAGCACGCCCAAGAGACACGAGCCCAAATCCCAGCCTCGCCCACCagtcctggggctgcaggtggcCAGCCTATTTAACAGCTATAAGGTTCGTGCAGCATTGCCTCCCATGCTATTCCCAGCACTGGGGGATATAACCACCAAGATCCTGGGCAAGTCAAAGACATGACCTGAAGTTGAAGAAAATAAACCTGAGGTCAAACACTTGGTAATTTCCCCAGGGATAAGGGGAAGCTGTCATCTTGAGCTCAACTTTTATCATATGTTGCTATAGGAGCTTAGTGAATCAAGGAAAGCTCAACTGTCAGCCTGTGACCCATCAGACACCGCAGGACCCCATACAAGGGAACCAGCTTCAGCTGCTCCCTCTGCTCATACAGAAACACCTCCTGGGGACCCGAGTAACAGCCTCCTGCTTACCACAGCACTCACGCACCCTGCACAGCTTCCTCTCGGCCCCAGCTCAGGCTCCTCCGCTCGTCCCAGTGCACCGAGCCCGACGGACGTCACTTGGCTTCTCCCAATTGAACTGAAGATTTTGACCTGGTCAGAGGGGCAGACGAGGCAGGTGGTGGGACCGGCAGCCCCTCGGCGAGACAGGGAGCTGAGCCGCTCCCCTCCTGCAGCCTCAGCCCTGCCGGGGATGTCTCTGCTCTCCAGGGAGAGGCCAGGCAGCTTCTTGTCCCCCTCTCCTGCTCTGAGGACAGCGTCACACCCCCGTGAAGGGCTGCCCACCGCCCCACCACACAGGTACGGGCACACACATCATATGACTGCGTGGGCAGGAGCCTTGATAAGAGCCGGTGGTGTTTGCTTCCCTGAGCAGCCAGTCTCCCTGAGTCCTGCTGGGGTTTCACTCATCTGCACTGCTTGGGACATTGGAAACATTTTCACCAAAAGACTTCCTTACCAACTAAAGCTCTTTTTTTggttgaaacagtattttttttgttgtttgaaaacCTTTCGTTCTTTTGGAAAAGACCAGAAGGAACCAAAAGCGTCACTCCTTCAGTGTGGGGTGAGGCACGTGTGGTTTTGCCTGACTATTCAAAAAATGGTTTCTTGTATAATTATCCTTGGTTCACGGACATGTTTGGCTTATGGCCACCCTGGTGGCTTCCCTCTCGGCATCACCCAGGGAAGCTGGGGATGAGGGAGGCTTCTCAGCCAGAGGGTCCAGCTCTGGGCAACCCTCCAGAGGCCATAGGGTGGGGGAAGCGGAAACAGAGGTTAAAGGATTAGCCTGGGGCTCCCACCTCAGCCTCATGCTGAAGGCATTCGGTCTTTGGGCACCCGTTCCCCGAGGGGGGCTGGCAGGTGAGGACAGGCCGTGGGgatgtccctccctccctccctccctcgaaGGGGCCTCTCCTGCAGCCACGGCAGCACCCAAGCCGAGGTACCCCAGTCCACAGGTTCAGGTCAGGGGAGCAGGCCCGGGGCCCGGGGCCTGTGGCTGCAGCACTGGGACTGCTGCGGGTGCCCCAGGGTGGGGGCAGACACGGCCCAGCGGGACCATCCGGGTCTCCCTGAGGGAAACAATGCTCGGAAGAGGCTGCTTTCCCCCGCAGGCCCGGTGGGAACAGCGTGGAGCCGGTGCAAGGCAGCTGCAGCGGCACCCGTGCCCGTGGGCACGGAACGAGGCGGCTGCGCAGGCCCAGGGCTCCGACGGGCGAGGGCGGACTACATCCCCCAGGGTGCACCGCGGCGCCCCGTGACGCCTCCCTCGCCCATTGGCCGATAGCTGTGCAGAGGCGTGCCCCTCCCCGAGAGCCGCCGGCGCGTGGTTCTTAAGCAGCGTGTCGGGACGAGATCGTTCCTCGGAGCGTGATTGGCTGAAGGCGCAGGGTGTGGTGGGCGGTGATTGGTGAAGAGGGCGAGGGGCGTAGGCGCTGCGGATGATGGtgggccgcggcggggctgcgggcgaGGCGAGGCTCGGGCAGCAGGAGAGGCCGTGCCCGGCGGGGCAGGCCCCGGCTGCGTCCTCCTTCCGGGGCCTGGCGCGGACACGGGGCCTGCGGGACCTCAGCGGCGATGGAGGCGTGCTCAAGGAGGAGCTGCGCCCCGGCACTGGGCAGGCCGTCGTGCCCCCGGCCGCCTCTGTGGCAGGTACTGCCGGGGCTCCAGGGCCTGCGGTGCTGAGCAGGCCGAGGTGCCCGTGCTCCTCCCGTGGGCCACGGGAGGCCATGCGGCAGCGGCTGGGCACCCCCCTGTCACGGGGCCCAGCCTGGTTCTCGCGCCTTCTCCCAGGTTGCGTGTCCTCTGCTCCACGCCACCAGCCAGGCATCCTGCAAGGAGCGCTGCGTGAGCCGGCAGCCTGGCTCCCCAGAGGTTTTGGTGCACTCTGTGGTAACATTGTGCCCTCCTTCGTGGGTACAAACCTGCAGGGTCCGCTGACCATCTCTGGAGCAGCTTTCTTTGTAAATGGCAATTGTTAAATTTAATCTGTTATTAGCAGAACTAAGAAAACCAAAACTCCCTGGAAGTGTAGACTGAAGTCAGGGTCTTGTGCTCATCCGTGTCATTCATGTCTCGGTGCAAGGTCCTTGCTTTGATCTGTGTGGCTGGGCCTGAAGCATGTGCTGGAGGAAGTGGAGAAGGCAGAACCTGTTGTAAAAGATCCCCTGAGCCTCTAATGTTGAGGTGCTTGTGGGTGGCAGATCTGAGTGCTTTGGACTTTAGCATGAGATCAGAACAAGAACTTAAAGTGCTTATACAGTAGTATGTCTTTCTGTTTCAGAGACTGTCTGCTCTCCTTATCAGTATTTTAGCACTTGGAATACTCTGTTTAACTTCTTGTGGCTGACAGATTAAATGAAAGGGCATCTTGACCTTGAAAAAAGCAGGCTTTCCAGGTCCCACCTGTGCTCACAGTACGGAGAAGTTTGAAGCTGAAAGTGGTTCCTGAAGTGCAAGGGCCTGGTGCCGTGTCAAGGGAAGCCCATTATACTGCATTTTCTAACTAAGTGAGAACTGGAGTTATGCATACAGTGCCCACGAGAGTGGCAGAGCTTGGAATGATtcgttttcttctttgtttctcctTCTAGGGCTCCAGCTTTGGTTAGGAAAGGCTTTGTTACATATTTCTGCAGACAATTGGGGCATTTTAATTGCTACAGCTGAAGTTTCCAattcttaaaaacacaaaatcaCATCCCTTAGTTAGATAGGGATCAGGACTGTCAAGCAGCTGCCTTTTCTGGTGATGATGTTAAAACACAGTCAACACCACTTGGCTCCTGGGATGTGATCGCGTTTTTGGTACAAAACACAGGGTGGTTTGTGCTGCCTCTGCTGTTTtatagcagaaggaaaaaaaagaaaagcaggataaCAGGGTGGCATTGCAAAACCAGTTCCCAGTGTGCTCCTGATGGTACTGTTACTAGATATGATATTaaactcttgcttttttcttctgactcCTTGCTTTGGGTCCCACAGTGAAGTACTCTGGATACCTGGAACACTGGGATGAGCCCTTCTGCACAAACTACTACAGCAAGTTTCCTGGGCTGATGAAACTTGGAAAAGGTAAGTTTGGGCCAAAAAGTTTGTCCTGGGACTCGGGGTTGTAAAGACCAGCCCATTAGGACATGTCAATTTAAatgctgtttagtatctttagGTTATTTGAAACCTTTAAAACTTGTTAATGGAGTCCAAAATCCTTTTGCTTCACACAGGGCATGGTCAGTCTGGAACTGATCACTCTCTGCCCCTCTTGACTGTTAGTGGCAGTGGGGGTGCTTGTCTTGGTGTTTTTAGATTACCGGAGAGGAGATGTTGCTGTTCACTGTGTGCTTGATCCCACAGCAGACTGCCTTGATAATCCGTAACAGGGGGCAGCTGACCATTGTAGCTGCTGAGATACGAGCTACCAAGGATTTTTTCCTCCAGGCTTTAGGACAGATTGTTGTTTGGTGTCTAAGGGGGTTTCCATGTGTGTGATTCTTATGACCTTCCAAATCTTGTGACAGACATTACGCTGGGGGGCCTGGAAATTGGCCTGCTGACaatgaagaagggagaggtggcaAGATTTGTCTTCACACCGGATTATGCCTATGGGCGTCAGGGCTGTCCTCCTCTCATTCCCCCAAATGCCACGGTCATGTTCGAAGTGGAGGTGCTGGACTTCCTAGACTCGGATGAATCTGACACATTCTTTCAGTTGACTGCTGTGAGTTGCCTTAATAAGGTTTGAGACCTAAATCTGGAGGCTAAACCTCTGTTGTCTTTCCTTCCAGTTGCTGTGGCTCATGCATTACCTATGTTTAGATTAATGCAGGTGCAGTTATCCAGACCCTGGGCTGCTAGCTCTGCTGTGATACAAACACATGCCCTTTAATGCTGCCCCTGCATGCCTTGCTCTGTTTGCAGTCCTGTGCAGAGGGAGAAGCTGGGAGCTGCCTTTGTTTGTTCCTGtgtgctgaagtcagtggaatgacttccatttatttttagctttataaGAAACCTCATGGTTTCACTAGAGGGCACCAGCTTCCAGGAATTTTTCTGAAGGAACAGTAATGAGCTGTCTGTAAAAATGCTgttcaggctgcagtgtccaagtgcccccccagcccccacccttTGTCTCTGCTTCTTGGCTGCTCTCCCAAGTGCTCCTTCACTGTTGGCTTTCCTCCCTGGTGAGTTACAGTGTTATTGTTAATTCCCCCTTTTCATGTAAAGGGCTTTGGACTGTGGTTGTGGGTCAGTGAGtggggcacaggcagcagcactgctaGGGGAGGCCCTCCTcattccctcctgctgctgcacaggccatttttttccccacacgtAGCCCTGTGAGTGAACcacacttgttgcaaaagcttacTCCCCTTGCtagttgcccaccctttctgaCTAACTGACCTCTCTCTGTGAGCTGGTTCAAACTAGCAAACCCAGGAGAAAACCTGTCCCtcgatttttaatttttttttaatattgttttattattgttggggttttttgttttgctggttgTTGTCTTGTGTGGGTGTCAGGCTGGTTCCAGAGCTGGCCTGAGGTAGCCATGCTGGGTGATACTGAGCCATTAGAGCAATGAAGCCTTTTGATCAGCTTCACCTTTTGTGCCAGCAGTAGCATTTGTGTTAACTGTCTGCTCTGTGCTAAGCAGATGAGAGAGTTGGGCAGGATTTAAGAAcaaattcctgcttttttttccctcccctggaGTCCTTTTGGTCCTGGTGAGCTTCCTAACCTGGTTGGTAGCACTCTTCACCAGGAGTTACCAGCACAAGAACAGTGGTATGTTTCAGCCTGGCAAAGGGAAATGCTGGGTGGTGGTGTCCTGGCTAGACGCTGCAGGGAGCTTGACAACGGCCTGGCTCCTGCTCTGTGAATAGAAGGGGACTGACTGTGCAGGACTCTCCTATCTGAGCtgtctgcttgttttcttttgagcTGAAATTCAGGTATTTCTTTGTACAGGAACAGCAGGATACATTTCCGCTACAAAAGGTGTTGAAAGTGGCAGACACGGAGAGAGAGTTTGGCAACTACCTCTACCGTAAGCAGCACTTCGAGGGTGCCAAAGACAGATACAAAAGGGTATGacaccagaagaaaaatgtcttccaTTGTGTAAAAGCTGTGAAAGCAGTGATTATTTAGCTCACTGTACCAAGTACAATTTAGAGATCAAATAACTTTATTATATTTTCCAGGCATAGTTTGTTATTTAAGAACAGATCTTTAGACACCTGCTTTTTGTGAGCAACAGTGGTAAAGGAAGAAGAGGGTTGGCAGAATAGGCAGAATGCTTTTCCTTCGGACTTGCTCTCTGTGGGCTCTAGCTGAGATAGAAGAGTACATCTCAGCAGCTGTGTGAGCCCTGAGCAGTTTGCATGGCTGACTGCTGAACCAGAGCCTTTCAGGTCAGTTTTTGCTGGGTGATGTTATAATACAGCATGGCCTTGTATTGCAACAGTGTGGTGATTAGTGCTTTGAGAAAGAATTTAGAATCCCTTTGGTCTGGAAACAGATATGACTGGCACACTGGGCACTCTAACATTTTTAGCCTTCCAGTTGGGAATCAGAGTAGTTGAGGTTGGTGGGAACCTCTGTAGGTTGTCTAGTCCAGCCCCCTGCTGCAGGAGGTTGCCCTGCACTGTGTCAATTCAGGTTTTGAACATCTCcgaggatggagattccacaacctctccaggcaggGAAATAGTTATTCCCAAACTGGAATGCATCTGCCTTTGTTCCAGAGATAGTGaggttttatgattttttttcttccttccattcagttgttttttcttggtatttttgtaacaaaaataatttaaattgccTTTCTCCCTGTaagatttctcttccatcttTGTCCTTAAAGTCTGAGTCTTGTGTGTAATTTTTCTTATTCTGCCACTTTCAAGTTCTTTGATAGGTTCCTAAACCTGTAGTCTTATGGCTGAGCTGGCTAATTGTACTGATAATGCCATGAAGTATATTTAGAGTTttgattattactattttttaactGACATAAGTAAGCAGAAACATGGTTGTAGCTGTCTGATGAGATGGATTTCTCACTTGCTGTAACAGATTTGTTGTGCACTAGTTCTTTTTCCCCTGTCTCCTCAGGCGTTCTCCATCCTTGGTCGCAGCCCTTCCAGTGAGGCAGAGCAGTGTCAGATCAATGCTTCCAAGTTGCTGGTGCTCCTGAATCTCTCTCTCACTTACCTGAAACTGGAACGTCCTGCCCAAGCTTTGGCATATGGGGAGAAGGCCTTGGAGATTGACCAAAGAAATGCCAAAGCGCTGTTCAGGTGTGGCCAGGTGGGCAAAAATAAATTCCTCTGGTAGCTACATCAAGGAATACCCTGGCCTGACTGACCAAGAGAACCTTGAATGAACCAAGGAGAACCACTAAATTCTGGGCCAGGCCTCCTAAGCTGCTGCAGCAGTTGAGGTGGTTTGTCTGCGTCTGACATCTTAGAAAATCTGGCCCTGTAAATCTGTCGTGCAGATCTTTTCATGGGGGATTCCTGAGCTACCTGGATCTGTCTCAGAAATGTTTGTGGTTGCACATGTTTGAGTCCTGAATAATGGCAGTGAGTCTATATTTATCCTGCGATGCCTCTGTCTTCTTTCAATGGCAGGCTTGTCTCTGCATGACAGAATATGAAAAAGCCCGGGATTTCCTGGTCAGAGCTCAGCATATACAGCCGTTTAACCACGATATTAACAATGAGCTGAAAAAGTTGGCAAGGTGAGACATCTCCTTTCCATCCCTGTGGAAGAGAGAGTGCTTAGACAGGCTGGAACACCcactcaaaaatatttaaaatgtttaaaaaaaaccaaaaggcacAAAACTATTGGGTTAGGAAGTGACTTGGGAAAATGCAGAAGGTTTCTCTTAGTGTGGAGGCAGCTGATGCAAACATTTTGCAGACACAGTGGTTACAGGTAATGGGTAAGAAGCTGAGAGCACCCACTCTTTCTGTACAGTTTCTCTGGGGGGATGTGTGTTACGCTTCTTGTGAGTAGGTAGGTCAGGGTGATGACAGGGAGATGGGGGCTGCTGAGATGCCTCAAAACCAATGAAATGCAGTAGGCTAGTGCTCAAGCAGATACTGTTCTGGATTAGTAAGTATGATTTTCATCCCCTTTAAGATGTGTTGGTTAGTTACAGCAGCTCTTCTGCACTGCAAGTGCTTCAGTGTACAATGTTACAAATACTAATGTCTGTTGAAAGTTAATTTCTTGCTGTCTTGGAGGTAGTAAGTGAGCAATCCTGAAGAAAAACTTTGCCTTCGCCCACAGGCTGAGTACAGCACAATCCTGCCAGCTTTAGTCATGCCCTAGCCCCACCAAAACATGACTAACGCTAGTCTCTCCCCTCATTCTGTTCTTCCCTTTGAAACTGGCAAAAGCACTAGCTGGTTCCCAAAAGTGTGTGCTGTACTTCTGGCACTGTTCACAGATGCAGAAGGCGATGCAGTCCCCAGCTTCAGAGATCACAAAGCAGCCCTTGAATACGAACCCTCTTTTGTGTGTTGCTGCTAGGCATTTGCAAAAAGGTTTGTAGGCAGCAGTAACATCTTTTATTAGAGTGGTTGGTGCAGCTGAAAAAGCCAGTCTCGTGGGCTGAGTGCCTTCACCAGGTAATGTTTTGGTAGAGGGCTGTCCTTGGAGGTCAGTGTCCTATATGTCCACATAATCTTTAATAGTCTGTGATAACACCAAGTCTTCAAACTTGTTCTGTTACTTCTGAAGTACAAAGAACTTGAAGGTAGTATTAACTGCTGGTCTGGAAATCTGAAATAAACCACTTCTATTCATCCTGATCTGCTTCTGGGTATGTAGCTACCAAATTGCTAGGTGAGCGCAAGCAGCTATAAAATAGATCTGGATGGCTGGCTAGCTACTCTTGGAGGCTTGGTATGTGAGTAGTGTCAAAGACCTGTGGTACAGTGCTAGAAGTCCTGATTCTAGAAGCCTTATGTATTTCCTTGGATTTGTTCAAAATATGTTGGCAGGTAAAAGAGTAATCTTGCTAATAATGTTGAAGTTGTGCTGCCAGGAAGCAACAAGACATTCTCCCTTCAGGGAAGCAGCGGGCAAGCTTGTCGGCTCTGACTGGAGATAGCACGTACAACTAATGCATGTGTCAGTAAGCTGAGTACGCGTTAAACCACTCAGAGCTGTGTTGTCTGGGGAGT comes from the Accipiter gentilis chromosome 6, bAccGen1.1, whole genome shotgun sequence genome and includes:
- the TRIM50 gene encoding E3 ubiquitin-protein ligase TRIM50 — protein: MARRMSIDELEDQLLCPICLEVFKDPLMLQCGHSYCKSCVVSLSGELDGQFLCPVCRQTVDCSASPPNVTLARVIEALQSRGEAEPTPESCPMHHNPLSLFCEADQEVICGLCGTIGNHRQHKITPISTTYCRMKEELSVLLTDVHQYKRNLDEHFNKLINNKSRIANEADVFKWVIRKEFQELHRYIDEEKATFLESIEGKAAQLITSIESQVKQTSDALQRLKEMQSSLEALSNESQLDFIRKYGSSQFRSELPSLYPSDGIFSPVSFKPCFHQDDIKMTVWKRLHRRVLPAPEMLKLDPVTAHPLLELFKGDTVVQCGLYQRRDSNPKRFNSSNCILTCKGFSCGQHYWEVIVGTRNHWRVGIIKGTVNRKGKLSKSPENGVWLIGLKEGKVYEAFSTPRATLPLTTRPQRIGIYLHYEKGELTFYNADNPDELSPIYTFQAEFQGQLYPIVDLCWPERGPYSPPIILPAPAARQHSRAPYNHPAPEEPMKP
- the FKBP6 gene encoding inactive peptidyl-prolyl cis-trans isomerase FKBP6, whose product is MVGRGGAAGEARLGQQERPCPAGQAPAASSFRGLARTRGLRDLSGDGGVLKEELRPGTGQAVVPPAASVAVKYSGYLEHWDEPFCTNYYSKFPGLMKLGKDITLGGLEIGLLTMKKGEVARFVFTPDYAYGRQGCPPLIPPNATVMFEVEVLDFLDSDESDTFFQLTAEQQDTFPLQKVLKVADTEREFGNYLYRKQHFEGAKDRYKRAFSILGRSPSSEAEQCQINASKLLVLLNLSLTYLKLERPAQALAYGEKALEIDQRNAKALFRCGQACLCMTEYEKARDFLVRAQHIQPFNHDINNELKKLASCYKGYMEKEKEMCCRMFAPLKSSSA